One window from the genome of Haladaptatus paucihalophilus DX253 encodes:
- a CDS encoding PGF-CTERM sorting domain-containing protein, which translates to MVRNISKYTVLALVQVLVLLIAPVAATGPTTGPQSPQQRTLSNSADPADSIYVMENGDAVLAYNNSNSGNGTMEFGANVTSGLVHILATDETESDMDAAASLVMTPDGYSGNGSLTANRPDSISDLTLDVNSKQNEQTSTGDLSLDATFDSGSSLSMLNSVNTEGHVTVTADSFSTKGSGTVSSAMAAGADKKLKYDLRETENGFVLKGTQSGAISPYMSSSWDSRENAKEHLKSQYASVATQNGGSATVTIDSYEYDESGVKPTLDIQYHVEFTGLKDAIAQSIAQSLKSSQQVSLSDEEIDSLSEDIKKMRIDHVTFGLNQHDGTMKLSWDVEVDNYDSAALAALEVAGNTNASSMNGQNIDRMKKTLEAQQAANLEQTVEWSAEATHPSSETTTVTAEVHYDSKNWKEYVQELKDRDIELGRSSVTLHAESNGDEVTARGSVEMKQKEMLSKVTDSMLSSFGSSKATSGGTELVKAFRSSDFQSARMDVDVESGTVTLEGGAKFDNMTAFADVLGDSYGDTEVASIVGRTNNDTTTTYVRVTGLVDENATKEDVRALAVANADTEIHMPGEWDREFPSMDTEDAATYLGVQQANGKETKSASESGQPGFGVGIAVVALAGVALLARRD; encoded by the coding sequence ATGGTACGGAACATATCGAAGTACACCGTCCTCGCCCTCGTGCAGGTACTGGTGTTACTCATTGCCCCCGTTGCGGCGACCGGACCGACTACCGGGCCGCAGTCCCCCCAGCAACGAACGCTCTCCAACAGTGCCGACCCCGCCGATTCCATCTACGTGATGGAGAACGGCGACGCGGTTCTCGCCTACAACAATTCGAATTCGGGGAACGGCACCATGGAGTTCGGAGCGAACGTGACGAGCGGTCTCGTTCACATCCTCGCCACCGACGAAACCGAGTCGGACATGGACGCCGCGGCGTCGCTCGTGATGACGCCGGACGGCTACAGCGGAAACGGGTCGCTCACCGCCAACCGCCCCGACTCGATTTCCGACCTCACGCTCGACGTCAACAGCAAGCAAAACGAGCAGACGTCGACGGGCGACCTCTCGCTCGACGCGACGTTCGACAGCGGTTCCTCGCTGTCCATGCTCAACTCCGTGAACACCGAGGGTCACGTGACGGTCACCGCCGACTCGTTCAGCACGAAGGGGTCGGGAACGGTGTCCTCGGCCATGGCGGCGGGTGCCGACAAAAAACTGAAATACGACCTCCGCGAGACGGAGAACGGCTTCGTCCTGAAGGGCACCCAAAGCGGTGCGATTTCGCCGTACATGTCCAGTTCGTGGGACAGCCGTGAGAACGCGAAGGAACACTTGAAATCCCAGTACGCCTCCGTTGCGACGCAAAACGGCGGCTCCGCGACGGTGACCATCGACAGCTACGAGTACGACGAATCGGGCGTCAAGCCGACGCTCGACATCCAGTACCACGTCGAGTTCACCGGCCTCAAGGACGCCATCGCACAGTCAATCGCACAGAGCCTGAAGTCCTCACAGCAGGTTTCGCTCTCCGACGAGGAGATAGACTCCCTCTCCGAGGACATCAAGAAGATGCGGATCGACCACGTGACGTTCGGACTGAACCAGCACGACGGTACGATGAAGCTCAGCTGGGACGTCGAGGTAGATAACTACGATTCCGCCGCCCTCGCCGCGCTCGAAGTGGCGGGGAACACGAACGCGTCGTCGATGAACGGCCAGAACATCGACCGAATGAAAAAGACGCTCGAAGCACAGCAGGCGGCGAACCTCGAACAGACGGTCGAGTGGTCCGCCGAAGCGACCCACCCCTCCTCGGAAACGACCACCGTGACGGCCGAGGTCCACTACGACAGCAAGAACTGGAAGGAGTACGTTCAGGAGCTGAAGGACCGTGACATCGAACTGGGACGCTCGTCGGTGACGCTCCACGCCGAGTCGAACGGCGACGAGGTGACCGCGCGCGGCTCCGTCGAGATGAAACAGAAGGAGATGCTCTCGAAGGTGACCGACTCGATGCTCTCCTCGTTCGGGTCCTCGAAAGCGACCTCCGGCGGGACGGAACTGGTGAAGGCGTTCCGAAGTAGCGACTTCCAGTCCGCTCGCATGGACGTGGACGTCGAGTCCGGGACCGTCACCCTCGAAGGTGGCGCGAAGTTCGACAACATGACCGCCTTCGCGGACGTGCTCGGCGACTCCTACGGCGACACGGAGGTCGCCAGCATCGTCGGTCGGACGAACAACGACACGACGACGACCTACGTCCGCGTGACGGGTCTCGTCGATGAGAACGCCACGAAGGAAGACGTTCGCGCGCTCGCCGTCGCCAACGCCGACACCGAGATTCACATGCCCGGCGAGTGGGACCGCGAGTTCCCCTCGATGGACACCGAAGACGCCGCGACGTATCTCGGCGTGCAGCAGGCGAACGGAAAGGAAACGAAGTCCGCGAGCGAATCCGGTCAGCCCGGTTTCGGCGTCGGAATTGCAGTCGTCGCCCTCGCCGGTGTGGCGCTGCTCGCGCGCCGCGACTGA